Proteins from one Podospora pseudoanserina strain CBS 124.78 chromosome 1, whole genome shotgun sequence genomic window:
- a CDS encoding hypothetical protein (COG:O; EggNog:ENOG503NW9P; MEROPS:MER0000263), producing MTLFSSLLRVSFHLFARFFTSEMGEAQDPRWDGYDDDDGSGGEEALAAAAGLSCFSMRGCSGEGKHLDGCGGAGAAPHLDGTNSTTAIVVSELKQLFPRSRRRLLLFPGVETTFFFVCFTTLFFLAFIINPAIASPVWRDSAGNMTIMATKFTPEVMLSAPRRSAAVPNGNGTLALYTVSTYSFGEHKRRSEVRVLTIANGQSSVVVEGSGASEPNWVGEEEFVWVEGVGEKGEMEIKWGDVRGNKGVVKRFEGGVGNVKVREVERGRRWVLGFTVVVTPEGEIYNPVTEEKGLSSGRVYDGLFVRHWDAWSSENKNSIRYGFLRRKEEGGFEIEGLVDALYGTGLSSPVPPFGGTGDFDVGPKGLVFVAKDPKLDPAMYTKTDLYYLSLKELAQEKPKLRLVETPGLEGYSQSPVFSNDGNKIVFTRMRSKQYESDKTRLLLVKDLDELKAEEFYATEDGEGGWDARPDAILWSADDKTLYVTAEHRARNLIFQLPSTPCEAGKKLPSVITTTDGSVSDVRLLSTTVSAHSPVAGRLFVTSTSLVDNSCYSIVNPSQSTFHIVSSNSKQGKSFGLSRLSVDDITFKGAGDYDVHALVMRPSNFDPKKKYPLCFLIHGGPQGAWADSWSTRWNPAVFAEQGYVVVSPNPTGSTGYGMALQNGIKGDWGGKPYNDLVNAFEYIQDNLDYVDTDRAVALGASYGGYMINWIQGHPLGRKFKALVCHDGVFSTSNQWSTEELFFPIHDFEGTIYENKEGYQKWDPANHLNEWATPELIIHSELDYRLPVTEGLAAFNVLQAKKVPSRLLVFPDENHWVLKPENSLVWHKTVLGWINKYSGIEDDAGAQVQAHQANVTKRETERLDKETFANLVSKLAL from the exons ATGACATTATTCTCATCACTCTTGAGAGTTTCTTTTCATTTATTTGCCAGATTTTTTACGTCAGAGATGGGGGAAGCTCAAGACCCAAGGTGGGACGGAtacgacgatgacgatgggagtggtggtgaagaagctcTAGCAGCAGCCGCAGGTCTTAGCTGTTTCTCAATGCGGGGTTGTtcaggggaggggaagcacCTTgacggttgtggtggtgctggtgctgcccCTCACTTGGACggcaccaacagcaccaccgccattgTTGTCTCTGAGCTCAAACAATTGTTCCCCCGCAGCAGACGGCGATTATTATTATTCCCAGGAGTAGAAACGacctttttctttgtctGTTTTACCAccctctttttcttggcattcatcatcaacccagcTATTGCCAGCCCGGTTTGGAGGGATTCAGCCGGCAACATGACCATCATGGCGACAAAGTTCACGCCCGAGGTGATGCTCTCTGCCCCGCGGCGGTCGGCTGCTGTGCCGAACGGTAACGGGACGCTGGCGCTGTATACCGTGTCGACGTACTCGTTTGGGGAGCATAAGCGCAGGTCGGAGGTTAGGGTGTTGACGATTGCGAATGGGCAGTCGAGTGTTGTTGTGGAGGGGAGTGGTGCTTCGGAGCCGaattgggttggggaggaggagtttgtttgggttgagggggttggggagaagggggagatggagatcaAATGGGGGGATGTGAGGGGGAATAAGGGGGTTGTGAagaggtttgaggggggggttgggaatgtgaaggtgagggaggtggagagggggaggaggtgggttttgggTTTTACGGTGGTGGTTACGCCTGAGGGGGAGATATATAACCCTgtgacggaggagaaggggttgtcGAGTGGGAGGGTGTATGATGGGTTGTTTGTGAGGCATTGGGATGCGTGGAGTTCGGAGAATAAGAACTCGATTAGGTATgggtttttgaggaggaaggaggagggagggtttgagattgaggggttggtggatgcGCTCTATGGGACGGGGTTGAGCTCGCCGGTGCCGCCGTttggggggacgggggacTTTGATGTTGGGCCGAAagggttggtgtttgtggcgAAGGATCCAAAGCTGGATCCGGCGATGTATACAAAGACTGATTTGTATTATCTGTCGCTGAAGGAGTTGGCGCAGGAGAAGCCGAAGCTGAGGTTGGTTGAGACGCCGGGGTTGGAAGGGTATTCACAGAGCCCGGTGTTTTCGAATGATGGAAACAAGATTGTGTTTACGCGGATGAGAAGCAAGCAGTATGAGAGCGATAAGACCCGTCTGCTTTTGGTCAAAGATCTCGACGAGTTGAAGGCGGAAGAGTTCTATGCCACTGAGGACGGCGAAGGTGGCTGGGACGCCCGTCCAGATGCCATCCTCTGGTCTGCCGACGACAAGACACTCTACGTCACAGCCGAACACAGAGCTCGCAACCTCATCTTTCAACTTCCCTCTACCCCATGCGAAGCTGGCAAGAAGCTACCCTCTGTCATTACGACAACCGACGGCTCTGTCAGCGATGTGCGCCTCCTCAGCACCACCGTCTCGGCCCACTCTCCTGTGGCCGGCAGGTTATTCGTAACTTCCACTTCTTTGGTGGACAACTCCTGCTACAGCATTGTCAATCCCTCTCAAAGCACGTTCCACATAGTTTCCTCCAACTCCAAGCAAGGGAAATCCTTCGGTCTCTCTCGGCTAAGCGTTGACGACATCACCTTCAAAGGTGCTGGCGACTATGATGTCCATGCATTGGTCATGAGACCGTCCAACTTcgaccccaagaagaagtacCCCCTCTGCTTCTTGATCCACGGCGGCCCGCAAGGCGCCTGGGCTGACTCTTGGTCGACCCGCTGGAACCCAGCTGTTTTTGCCGAGCAAGGCTACGTCGTTGTCAGTCCCAACCCCACAGGCTCAACGGGATACGGCATGGCGCTACAAAACGGAATCAAGGGAGACTGGGGCGGTAAGCCATACAACGACCTAGTCAACGCCTTCGAGTACATCCAAGACAATCTGGACTACGTGGACACCGACAGAGCGGTGGCACTGGGTGCCAGCTACGGCGGCTACATGATCAACTGGATCCAAGGCCACCCCCTCGGCCGCAAGTTCAAGGCGCTCGTCTGCCACGATGGAGTGTTCTCCACCTCAAACCAGTGGTCAACTGAGGAGCTGTTTTTCCCCATCCACGACTTTGAGGGGACCATCTACGAGAACAAGGAGGGGTACCAAAAGTGGGATCCAGCGAACCATTTGAACGAGTGGGCCACGCCTGAGTTGATCATCCACAGCGAGCTGGACTACCGTCTTCCTGTTACGGAGGGGCTGGCGGCGTTCAATGTCTTgcaggcgaagaaggtgccgagtaggttgttggtgtttcCTGATGAGAATCAC TGGGTGCTCAAACCTGAGAACTCGCTTGTTTGGCACAAGACTGTGCTGGGTTGGATTAACAAGTATTCTGGGATTGAAGACGACGCTGGGGCGCAGGTCCAGGCTCACCAAGCCAATGTGACCAAGCGGGAGACTGAGCGGTTGGACAAGGAAACCTTTGCGAACTTGGTGAGCAAGTTGGCGTTGTGA
- a CDS encoding hypothetical protein (EggNog:ENOG503P7DP; COG:S), whose product MMKRRNLQFALFFLYCIDRCTAVNKCYYPGGGESLDDAPCDPDAEVSVCCGRFSSGGGCLSNKLCMGIDGRMSRGSCTDKNWLSPECPNFCTVLRQGIVVTPCLNGNDSSTTHCCFLDRTCCSDESALFEAPPARPVTTATWNSKSSRYISFQLQPSTSSSPTKTSTSSLSTAPLTSTSTESTATTASRSITTTEPASSTTIPESTPSPPGNQQQQQQPGPLPPATTAGIAIGAILGAALIAAVVYLLWRLNKSQKLLEQAVAGNQAPGNTPHYSPPYGFYHSSQHSHTPETNSVKELPSDRSAGELYAGPLPEGYSFAQRPS is encoded by the exons TTCTTTCTTTATTGTATTGATAGATGCACGGCTGTAAACAAGTGTTACTACCCCGGTGGCGGGGAATCACTAGATGATGCTCCTTGCGACCCAGACGCCGAAGTCAGTGTCTGCTGCGGTCGCTTTTCATCAGGCGGCGGATGCCTATCAAACAAGCTATGTATGGGGATAGATGGGAGAATGAGTCGTGGCTCTTGTACAGACAAGAACTGGTTGTCACCAGAATGTCCCAATTTCTGTACTG TACTACGCCAAGGGATCGTCGTGACACCTTGCCTCAACGGAaacgacagcagcaccacGCACTGTTGCTTCCTCGACCGTACCTGCTGCAGTGACGAATCAGCCTTGTTCGAAGCACCTCCCGCCCGGCCAGTCACGACAGCGACTTGGAACTCCAAGTCTTCTCGGTACATCtctttccagctccagccctcgacctcttcatctccaaccAAAACGTCGACTTCCTCATTGTCAACCGCCCCTCTGACTTCAACTTCGACAGAAAGCACAGCCACGACAGCATCCCGATCCATAACCACCACAGAGCCCGCTTCATCTACAACCATCCCAGagtcaaccccatccccacccggaaatcaacaacaacaacaacaaccaggacccctccccccagcaacaacagccggCATAGCCATAGGCGCCATACTCGGCGCAGCCCTCATCGCAGCAGTGGTCTACCTCCTCTGGAGGCTgaacaaaagccaaaaatTACTCGAGCAAGCAGTAGCAGGAAACCAAGCACCCGGAAACACACCACATTACAGCCCTCCATATGGCTTCTACCACTCCTCTCAGCATTCACACACACCCGAGACAAACTCAGTCAAGGAGCTCCCCTCCGATCGAAGTGCGGGTGAGCTCTACGCAGGGCCTTTGCCAGAGGGATATTCTTTTGCTCAGAGACCTAGTTAA
- the EAF6 gene encoding chromatin modification-related protein eaf6 (BUSCO:EOG092658WS; COG:K; EggNog:ENOG503Q3I8) codes for MVTENTTSSNGGEGGGAATTKPVGNNATAGGHQNTPVKNESSAANGGGQQSQQSQQAQQQQQQQQQQQQQQQQQQQQQQQQQQQQQQQQQAAAAAAAGIPYYEKQRAQLKELLAKRRALDKRLAAQEEHIFQKETEYLESTPHGNIIIGFDNYAKGGGGAGQGPGAPSSSAARRKGGGGGGGGMQGGVLNDANRVFSRSSISYNLAAQAQLAQQQAAEGVTPGSTPGPTPISGSFAGGDSSKVGTPTSAGGGNGGGSKAGKKGSSKRPVGRGAAGEGDGDSETDSRDAKKIRTGFGAGRK; via the exons ATGGTAACGGAGAATACAACATCTTCGaatggaggagagggaggcggagctGCTACAACAAAACCTGTGGGGAATAACGCGACCGCGGGGGGGCATCAGAACACACCTGTTAAGAACGAGTCGTCTGCCGCAAatggaggagggcagcagTCGCAACAGTCACAGCaagcgcagcagcagcagcagcagcagcagcagcagcaacaacaacaacaacaacaacaacaacaacaacaacagcagcagcagcagcagcagcagcagcagcaggcggcgGCTGCAGCGGCGGCTGGAATCCCCTATTACGAGAAACAACGAGCGCAGCTTAAGGAGttgttggcgaagaggagggcgcTGGATAAGAGACTT GccgctcaagaagaacacATTTTCCAAAAGGAAACGGAGTACCTCGAATCAACGCCGCACGGAAACATCATCATTGGGTTCGACAACTATGCcaagggaggaggcggcgctgGGCAGGGACCAGGCGCTCCTTCGTCTTCTGCTGCGAGGAGaaagggcggtggtggaggtggtggtgggatgcaagggggggtgttgaatgATGCCAACAGGGTCTTTTCTCGTAGTTCGATTTCGTACAATCTGGCGGCACAGGCTCAGTTGGCTCAACAGCAGGCTGCCGAGGGTGTCACACCGGGTAGCACGCCAGGGCCTACGCCGATCAGTGGGAgttttgctggaggagaCAGTTCAAAGGTTGGGACACCTACTAGTgctgggggtgggaatgggggggggagtaaggcggggaagaaggggagcaGTAAAAGGCCAGTAGGAAGAGGGGCGGCGGGTGAAGGGGACGGAGATAGTGAGACTGATTCCCGTGATGCTAAGAAAATTAGGACTGGCtttggggcggggaggaagtgA
- the PMR1 gene encoding High affinity Ca2+/Mn2+ P-type ATPase-like protein (COG:P; EggNog:ENOG503NUDF) → MDRFTRTNGGDALPIYHNSPVPAQLTIPQAGDRPPSTSPRTTSAQSRSIANEYSYQSPAEVASRLNTSLTQGLTAAEALSRLRDYGPNEIPHAEPEPLWLRFLGQFKEPLIVLLLCSAGLSLLVGNMDDAVSITVAVTIVISVGFLQEYRSEKSIEALNHLVPNHAHLVRKQTSGTTPGARTPNEPTAGASGLATPEEEVLEATSSKVMAAQLVPGDLVLFTTGDRIPADIRVTKAADLTIDASNLTGENAPVRITADARPRQGFASPAPGDASLQLPRPTFAAGNADDKGQNIAYMGTLVKSGHGQGIVFATGGDTHFGTIATSVSGTESPRSPLQLSMDDLGGQLTRMSFGIIGLISIFGWLQGKNLLEIFTISVSLAVAAIPEGLPIIVTVTLALGVHRMAKHNAIVRRMPKVETLGSVNVVCTDKTGTLTTNHMTTTKIWTFGSDDAFNVDSDEELTGKEPDAATHRILRIGNIANNARPARNHNENGPAARAVFSSTQHRGQGSSSYTRWVGQPTDVAMLDLLDRFSLHDVRDSLGPRVAETPFSSERKWMGVVIADGDKEHAYMKGAIDRVLDTCDTYVTDDGREFVMDAGRREEAIQAAEKMARQGLRVLAFANGPVNKSARSKAARSTTPNGRESPNAVGAVEEQYRGLTFAGLVGMSDPPRPGVGRSIRKLMRGCVKVIMITGDGESTALAIGKQLGMAVAVPTEHSSNQITVKPVLRGDELDEMSDEDLARALDHTTIFARTTPEHKMKIIRALQSRGDIVAMTGDGVNDAPALKKADIGIAMGMHGTDVAKEAADMILTDDDFSTILHAIEEGKAIFNNIQNFLTFQLSTSAAGLSLVLICTALGFKSPLNAMQILWINIIMDGPPAQSLGVEAVDKDVMNRPPRRRNDAVLTRPLVSRVLTQAFVIMVGTMLVYTHEMQDGIVTRRDTTMTFTAFVMFDMFNALACRSESKSILRGEVGLFSNTLFNWAVSLSMLGQLLVIYFPWLQEVFQTEALGWRDLAKLVVLCSTVFWVDEGRKWLKYGKGKIGLGGRTGGHCTYAIPGYCDDPVPAGLEKVSDGQWAYQCPHAWGFLLGEECEDNCNMLLFVDDARGHEISSLPQALQYWPEQWRREQNWRYAAEMIHQESSSKEPETADRLAGSLYMVSTQHGWGDFGSRSSGERNSSALLTPVSTVPSTAKDDLRNSSRQEQQPSPVRSRDELDSVMRMATGARARRAKAEDEEAEARKEMNEARQKMGGAENKIQQAGLEARKLTRRKSRR, encoded by the exons ATGGATCGCTTTACTCGAACGAATGGCGGCGATGCGCTGCCGATCTACCACAACTCCCCTGTGCCTGCGCAGCTCACCATACCTCAGGCCGGTGACCGCCCCCCATCTACCTCACCACGGACGACGTCTGCACAATCAAGA AGCATTGCCAACGAATATTCTTACCAAAGCCCCGCCGAAGTCGCATCTCGATTAAATACGTCGTTAACTCAAGGCCTGACGGCTGCGGAGGCCCTTTCAAGGCTACGCGACTATGGCCCAAACGAAATACCTCACGCCGAGCCTGAGCCATTATGGTTGCGGTTTCTCGGGCAGTTCAAAGAGCCCCTGATtgtcttgctgctgtgctCGGCTGGGCTGTCATTGCTGGTAGGAAACATGGACGACGCTGTCAGCATCACAGTGGCGGTGACCATTGTGATTAGTGTGGGGTTCTTGCAAGAATATCGTTCCGAAAAGTCTATCGAGGCACTCAACCACTTGGTTCCGAACCATGCGCATCTTGTGCGGAAACAAACATCGGGTACGACCCCTGGGGCCCGCACCCCAAACGAACCGACGGCCGGCGCTTCAGGATTAGCGAcgcccgaggaggaggttctcgAGGCTACTTCATCAAAAGTCATGGCCGCCCAGCTTGTACCTGGTGACCTCGTTCTCTTCACCACTGGCGATCGTATCCCTGCCGACATTCGAGTCACCAAAGCTGCGGACTTGACCATCGACGCCTCGAACCTGACAGGAGAGAATGCACCTGTCAGGATCACAGCAGATGCTCGCCCCCGCCAAGGCTTCGCATCACCTGCTCCAGGCGATGCCAGCCTTCAGCTGCCTCGTCCAACTTTTGCGGCAGGCAATGCGGACGACAAGGGTCAAAATATTGCGTACATGGGAACACTGGTAAAATCTGGACATGGACAAGGAATTGTATTTGCGACTGGAGGTGATACCCACTTTGGCACTATTGCCACCAGTGTCTCTGGAACTGAAAGCCCGCGGTcccctctccagctctccaTGGACGACCTAGGAGGCCAGCTGACACGCATGTCGTTTGGAATCATTGGTCTGATCTCCATATTTGGATGGTTGCAGGGAAAGAACCTGCTTGAAATATTCACCATCTCCGTCTCACTGGCTGTTGCGGCTATTCCTGAAGGTCTTCCCATCATTGTCACGGTCACCCTGGCTTTGGGTGTTCACCGGATGGCTAAACACAACGCCATTGTCCGTCGGATGCCGAAAGTTGAGACGCTGGGTTCTGTGAATGTGGTCTGCACAGACAAAACGGGAACACTGACAACGAATCATATGACAACGACCAAGATTTGGACATTTGGCAGTGACGATGCCTTCAATGTTGATTCGGATGAAGAATTGACGGGAAAGGAGCCCGACGCTGCCACCCACAGGATCTTGCGCATTGGCAACATTGCCAACAATGCCCGTCCTGCGAGAAATCACAATGAAAATGGACCTGCTGCCAGAGCCGTCTTTTCCTCCACGCAACATAGAGGTCAAGGGTCGTCATCATACACCCGTTGGGTAGGACAGCCCACGGATGTTGCTATGCTTGACCTGTTGGATCGGTTCAGTTTACATGACGTCCGTGACTCCCTTGGACCTCGAGTTGCTGAGACGCCATTCAGCTCTGAGCGCAAGTGGATGGGCGTCGTCATTGCAGACGGAGATAAGGAACATGCATATATGAAGGGCGCGATTGATCGAGTCCTCGACACTTGCGATACATACGTGACAGATGATGGGCGGGAGTTCGTCATGGATGCTGGTCGCAGGGAAGAGGCTATACAGGCAGCCGAGAAGATGGCTAGGCAAGGCCTCCGTGTCCTTGCTTTTGCCAATGGTCCGGTAAATAAGTCTGCTAGGAGCAAAGCTGCCAGGAGCACCACTCCGAATGGCCGGGAAAGTCCAAATGCTGTTGGCGCTGTTGAAGAGCAGTACCGGGGACTTACTTTTGCCGGACTTGTAGGCATGAGTGATCCCCCTCGACCTGGTGTCGGCCGCTCTATCAGAAAACTGATGCGAGGCTGTGTCAAGGTTATCATGATTACTGGCGACGGCGAATCAACCGCTTTGGCGATTGGCAAGCAATTGGGAATGGCGGTCGCCGTTCCCACAGAACACTCTTCGAATCAGATCACCGTCAAGCCAGTATTGCGGGGTGATGAGCTTGACGAGATGTCCGATGAAGATCTTGCTCGAGCTTTGGATCACACCACTATCTTTGCCCGCACCACCCCCGAACACAAAATGAAGATCATTCGCGCTCTCCAGTCTCGTGGTGATATTGTCGCCATGACGGGAGATGGAGTCAACGATGCACCTGCCCTCAAAAAGGCGGATATCGGCATTGCCATGGGCATGCATGGAACTGACGTCGCCAAAGAGGCGGCTGATATGATTCTAACGGACGACGATTTCTCTACTATTCTTCACGCTatcgaggagggcaaggccatcttcaacaatATTCAGAACTTCCTCACCTTCCAGCTGAGCACAAGCGCGGCCGGCCTCTCTCTTGTCTTGATCTGCACCGCTTTGGGGTTCAAGTCTCCATTGAACGCGATGCAGATTCTGTGGATCA ACATCATAATGGATGGGCCTCCGGCGCAATCCCTCGGCGTCGAAGCTGTAGACAAGGACGTTATGaaccgccctcctcgccgccgaaaCGATGCGGTCCTTACTCGCCCGTTGGTTTCTCGCGTGTTGACCCAAGCGTTTGTCATTATGGTTGGCACGATGCTGGTTTACACTCACGAAATGCAAGACGGCATCGTCACCCGTCGGGACACCACCATGACCTTCACCGCTTTTGTGATGTTTGACATGTTCAACGCTCTTGCCTGCCGTTCCGAATCGAAATCGATCTTGAGAGGAGAAGTTGGGCTGTTCAGCAACACTCTGTTCAACTGGGCCGTGAGCTTGAGTATGTTGGGGCAGCTGCTGGTGATTTACTTCCCTTGGCTGCAGGAGGTGTTCCAGACGGAGGcgctggggtggagggatcTGGCgaagctggtggtgctgtgtaGCACTGTGTTctgggtggatgaggggaggaagtGGCTGAAgtatgggaaggggaagattgggttgggtgggaggacAGGGG GTCACTGCACCTATGCAATACCTGGCTACTGCGACGATCCGGTCCCAGCTGGTCTCGAAAAGGTCAGTGATGGACAATGGGCATACCAGTGCCCTCACGCATGGGGGTTTCTGCTTGGGGAAGAATGCGAAGATAATTGCAACATGCTTCTCTTCGTGGATGACGCGAGAGGCCACGAGATATCCAGTCTTCCGCAGGCTCTCCAATATTGGCCTGAacagtggaggagggagcaaAACTGGCGCTACGCAGCCGAAATGATTCATCAGGAAAGTTCTTCTAAGGAGCCTGAGACAGCTGATCGTCTCGCGGGGAGTTTGTACATGGTATCTACTCAACATGGTTGGGG CGACTTTGGAAGCCGGAGTTCCGGTGAGAGAAACTCTTCTGCTCTTTTGACACCGGTCTCAACCGTGCCATCCACAGCCAAGGACGATTTGAGGAACAGTTCACgtcaggagcagcagcccaGTCCGGTCAGATCTCGCGATGAACTTGACAGCGTCATGCGAATGGCGACAGGAGCTCGCGCAAGGAGAGCAAAGGCagaagatgaggaagccGAAGCTAGAAAGGAGATGAATGAAGCTCGACAGAAGATGGGGGGAGCCGAGAACAAAATCCAGCAAGCTGGCCTGGAAGCTAGAAagctgacgaggaggaaatcACGGCGCTGA
- the MCD1 gene encoding sister chromatid cohesion protein 1 (COG:D; BUSCO:EOG0926115V; EggNog:ENOG503NXWB) — translation MFWSGTLLSATGPLAKAWLSANQERKVSKVQILQHNLQDSVDAIIAPNDAPLALRLSGQLLLGVVRIYSRKARYLLDDCNEALVKIKMAFRSTGNHDIPTNLHIQNKEALMLPDKITMYDNLDLLPPPSSDFLLSQLEAITATPSMARKARALNRDTYLQEDFNNSQFLQNTYQDEDEEMGLGNFDDDLGLKLDFGEDIVEGSRLDRSVEMGRDAPPVRSVEDDMLSEMDFDLGKDRNERAVSLEGLDFGDGVHIMDDEGDIAMPDDVTLNIGDASAMPAAAGPDMSRARISESPLSDIDEEFAKEVEMEYSRHMTTDLYEPSDEPTATIANAPQRQKKRKLLQPDEQTVLSTQQIREQQAKRDNILKPQSFLTHDPYITGLEDLHKNGGFIQNILFEGRSDGWAPELKGLLSLGSIRPNELKRKRDSGVADMETDEEQNRSKSPRLELPADESVFNMDGTVIGNQSIAADGTVLDIPADETAVLQHDEEGERRHEASSPMPNFDETSVPIVHPADSGPVSIGTKHAVHILRDLFGAEAETNAEVRKKNAVVFQELLPEGRTSKADATKMFFECLVLATKDAIKVEQPEGSLGGPIRVRGKRGLWGDWAEREAGGEMAREQHQDNEPGHAVATTAAVSVSA, via the exons ATGTTCTGGTCGGGCACGCTTCTCAGCGCCACCGGCCCCTTGGCCAAGGCATGGCTATCTGCCAACCAGGAGCGCAAGGTGTCGAAAGTCCAGATTTTGCAGCACAATCTCCAGGACAGTGTCGACGCCATTATCGCTCCCAACGATGCCCCCTTAGCTCTCCGTCTCTCCGGCCAGCTCCTGCTAGGTGTCGTTCGCATCTACAGCCGCAAGGCCCGCTACCTGCTCGACGACTGCAATGAAGCTCTTGTCAAGATCAAAATG GCTTTCCGTTCGACTGGCAATCATGATATTCCCACAAACTTGCACATTCAGAACAAGGAAGCTCTAATGTTGCCTGATAAAATCACAATGTACGACAACCTCGATttgctcccaccaccaagctcggATTTCCTTCTGTCACAACTGGAAGCGATCACTGCGACGCCCTCTATGGCCCGCAAGGCTCGTGCGCTGAACCGAGATACATATCTGCAAGAGGATTTCAACAATAGCCAGTTCCTTCAAAATACATAtcaggatgaggacgaggaaatGGGACTCGGTAATTTCGATGACGATCTCGGTCTGAAACTGGATTTTGGTGAGGATATTGTTGAAGGATCAAGGCTGGACCGGAGCGTGGAAATGGGCAGAGATGCGCCTCCCGTCCGGTCTGTTGAGGACGACATGCTCAGCGAGATGGACTTCGACCTGGGGAAGGATAGAAACGAGCGTGCCGTCTCCCTGGAAGGACTTGACTTTGGCGATGGCGTTCACAtcatggatgatgagggcgatATCGCCATGCCAGACGATGTCACGCTCAATATTGGTGATGCGTCTGCGATGCCCGCAGCTGCTGGCCCCGATATGAGCCGCGCCCGCATCTCGGAGTCCCCGCTGTCCGACATTGATGAGGAGTTTGccaaggaggttgagatggagtACAGCCGCCACATGACTACCGATCTGTACGAGCCTAGTGACGAGCCAACCGCCACCATTGCCAACGCCCCTCAGCgccagaagaagagaaagctACTCCAACCTGATGAGCAAACTGTTCTGTCTACTCAACAGATCAGGGAACAGCAGGCGAAGCGCGACAACATCTTGAAGCCACAGTCCTTCCTCACTCACGACCCGTACATCACTGGTCTTGAGGACCTTCACAAAAATGGTGGCTTTATTCAGAATATTTTGTTTGAGGGCCGCAGTGATGGGTGGGCTCCCGAGCTGAAGGGTCTCTTGTCCCTTGGCTCGATTCGGCCAAATGAGCTCAAGCGGAAGCGCGATAGCGGCGTTGCCGACATGGAGACGGACGAAGAGCAAAACAGGTCCAAGTCTCCCCGTCTTGAACTTCCCGCCGACGAGAGTGTTTTCAACATGGACGGGACCGTTATTGGCAACCAGTCCATCGCAGCCGATGGCACAGTTCTCGATATTCCCGCTGATGAAACTGCTGTGCTGCAGCACGacgaagagggggagaggcGCCACGAGGCCTCTAGCCCGATGCCCAACTTTGATGAGACTAGCGTTCCCATCGTTCACCCCGCTGACAGCGGGCCCGTATCGATTGGCACCAAGCACGCTGTCCATATCCTGCGCGACCTCTTCGGTGCTGAGGCAGAAACCAATGCTGAAGTCCGCAAGAAGAATGCCGTTGTCTTCCAGGAACTCCTGCCAGAAGGAAGGACAAGCAAGGCCGATGCCACCAAGATGTTCTTTGAGTGCCTTGTCCTTGCCACCaaggatgccatcaaggtcgAGCAACCCGAGGGATCCCTTGGCGGCCCAATCCGGGTGCGCGGCAAGCGTGGTCTCTGGGGTGACTGGGCCGAGAGGGAAGCAGGTGGTGAGATGGCTCGTGAGCAACATCAAGATAACGAGCCCGGGCATGCTGTGGCTACGACTGCTGCCGTGTCTGTTTCGGCTTAG